The Marinobacter szutsaonensis sequence GAGCATTAATCCTCTGTTAACTATGAATCATATTTGCGCATTTTCAAACGATTTTTCGTTGCAAAATGTGCTCAGCGCTGGCATTTCGGACAATAGACCGTGGAGCGGTTGTTCATGCGGATCTCCTTGAGGGTAGCGGAGCATTCCTTGCAGGCTTCACCGCCCCGGCCATAGACCAGCAGGGACTGGGCAAAATAGCCGGGCTTGCCATCACTGTTCACAAAGTCCCGCAGGGTGGTACCGCCCATCAGGATCGCGGCGCTCAGGGTCTCCCGGATCGCTTCGGCGAGCCGGTGGTAGCGGTCCAGGCTGATCCGGCCGGCCTTGCGTTTGGGGTGGATCCCGGCTTTGAACAGGGCCTCATTGGCGTAGATGTTGCCCACGCCCACCACCACGTGGTTGTCCATGATGAAGGACTTCACCGGCGTCTGCTTGCCCCGGGATAGCCGGAACAGCAGCGCGCCGTTGAATTCCGGTGACAGCGGCTCCGGGCCCAGATTCGCGATCAGCGGGTGACTGGCGGCGGTTTCGGTCCAGAGCCAACAGCCGAAGCGGCGGGGATCGTTGAAACGCAGGATCACGCCGGAGGCA is a genomic window containing:
- the mutM gene encoding bifunctional DNA-formamidopyrimidine glycosylase/DNA-(apurinic or apyrimidinic site) lyase, translating into MPELPEVETTRQGIAPHCEGETITDVVVRNGRLRWPVPDDLPERLRGQIIRSVDRRAKYLFINLDGGTVIVHLGMSGSLRVITDNAPPQSHDHIDLALASGVILRFNDPRRFGCWLWTETAASHPLIANLGPEPLSPEFNGALLFRLSRGKQTPVKSFIMDNHVVVGVGNIYANEALFKAGIHPKRKAGRISLDRYHRLAEAIRETLSAAILMGGTTLRDFVNSDGKPGYFAQSLLVYGRGGEACKECSATLKEIRMNNRSTVYCPKCQR